From one Nitrososphaerota archaeon genomic stretch:
- the rplX gene encoding 50S ribosomal protein L24 produces the protein MTRPGKSRKMAHEAPNHKKSDAVRATLSHELRERIGSRSVRVRKNDSVRVLRGEFKGVEGKVTKVLTSVGRITVEGVTREKIAGGTVPVKIHVSNVMVNNLNLDDKWRRQKLEKTS, from the coding sequence ATGACTCGACCAGGAAAATCCAGGAAAATGGCTCATGAAGCACCGAACCACAAAAAGTCAGACGCAGTCAGGGCTACACTCTCACATGAGCTACGGGAGAGAATTGGATCCCGCTCCGTCAGAGTTAGAAAGAACGATAGCGTCCGTGTACTCCGAGGCGAGTTCAAGGGCGTCGAAGGTAAGGTGACCAAAGTTTTGACAAGTGTAGGCCGAATAACAGTTGAGGGAGTAACAAGAGAGAAGATTGCCGGAGGAACCGTCCCGGTTAAAATCCATGTGTCAAACGTTATGGTTAACAACCTGAACCTTGACGACAAGTGGCGGAGACAAAAACTGGAGAAGACTAGTTAG